The proteins below come from a single Iocasia fonsfrigidae genomic window:
- a CDS encoding carbohydrate ABC transporter permease: MRLINTLRKHKVPYLFILPFFILFSIFQLYPIVWTVWVSLTKWNGIKQPVFIGLNNYNLLLNDYMFTDAFFNTVVYWVTGVIFIIILSLGIASLLNYNNLKGKGFFKVVTFLPNVSAAIAIGIIFSMLFDKNIGIINEVISLFGINKIGWLTTVKYSKIPVIILNIWRNTPWFTLIILSGLLNIPEEYYEAARIDGANKIQQFFKITLPNLTDILFFCFIILTVNSWKIFNESYILKGPSTSNMSLFQYMYQSGFTAFKMGYASAIGVVLIIILAIVSVVQFILMRKNSEI, from the coding sequence ATGAGATTAATAAATACATTAAGAAAACACAAAGTTCCTTATTTATTTATTCTTCCATTTTTTATTTTATTTTCGATATTTCAATTATATCCGATTGTATGGACGGTTTGGGTAAGTTTAACAAAATGGAATGGGATTAAACAACCAGTTTTTATTGGTTTAAATAATTACAATCTTTTATTGAATGACTATATGTTTACTGATGCCTTCTTCAATACAGTAGTTTATTGGGTAACTGGTGTTATTTTTATTATTATTCTGTCATTAGGTATAGCCTCTTTGTTAAATTACAATAATTTAAAAGGAAAAGGTTTTTTTAAAGTTGTCACTTTTTTACCGAATGTTTCGGCAGCAATTGCTATTGGAATAATCTTTAGTATGCTTTTTGATAAGAACATAGGAATTATTAATGAAGTAATCAGTTTATTTGGTATAAATAAAATTGGCTGGTTAACAACGGTTAAGTATTCTAAGATACCAGTAATTATACTTAACATATGGCGTAATACTCCCTGGTTTACACTAATAATCTTGTCTGGATTACTGAATATTCCTGAGGAATATTATGAAGCAGCTCGAATAGATGGTGCAAATAAAATACAACAATTTTTTAAAATTACATTACCTAACTTAACTGATATTTTGTTTTTTTGTTTTATTATCTTAACAGTTAATTCATGGAAAATTTTTAATGAATCGTATATTTTGAAAGGGCCAAGTACATCAAATATGTCACTTTTTCAATATATGTATCAATCAGGCTTTACAGCATTTAAAATGGGATATGCATCAGCCATAGGAGTTGTTTTGATTATCATTTTAGCAATTGTATCAGTAGTTCAATTTATCTTGATGAGAAAGAATTCTGAGATTTAA
- a CDS encoding uroporphyrinogen decarboxylase family protein, whose product MNKRERVIAAIEGKKIDQIPSCFSLHFKEEESFGEKGVNAHIKFFKETDTDIIKIMNENLIPYAGDIKTPEDWKKIKTISLKDEFMQKQIDFVKRILERLDKIDSNVFKIGTLHGTVASVIHPIMDKYGYEKSRELVCEHLRENRVYILDALKRVTEGMSLLAEKYISLGLDAVYYAALGGENYYFTDGEFLEYIAPLDKIILKNIKRSKGYVILHICKDDLNLNRYISYPEDVDIDIINWSVHEGGVSLKEGKKIFGDITIMGGLENRSGVLVDGKQEEIEEEVKNIIKGFGRERYILGADCTLPTEISYERIATAVKAARIN is encoded by the coding sequence ATGAATAAGAGGGAGAGAGTAATTGCAGCAATTGAGGGAAAAAAAATTGATCAAATTCCTTCATGTTTTTCTTTACATTTCAAGGAAGAGGAGTCTTTTGGAGAAAAAGGTGTTAATGCACATATAAAATTTTTTAAAGAAACTGATACAGACATAATTAAAATAATGAATGAAAATTTAATTCCATATGCAGGTGATATAAAAACGCCTGAAGACTGGAAAAAAATAAAAACGATATCACTAAAAGATGAATTTATGCAAAAACAAATTGATTTTGTTAAAAGAATATTAGAACGATTGGATAAAATTGATTCTAATGTATTTAAAATTGGGACGTTACATGGGACGGTAGCATCAGTTATTCACCCGATAATGGATAAATATGGGTATGAAAAATCCCGAGAATTAGTATGTGAGCATTTAAGAGAAAATCGAGTTTATATATTGGATGCATTAAAGCGGGTAACAGAGGGTATGAGTCTATTGGCGGAAAAATATATTTCCTTGGGGTTAGATGCTGTTTACTATGCGGCTTTAGGGGGGGAAAATTACTATTTTACAGATGGAGAATTTTTAGAGTATATTGCACCTTTAGATAAAATAATTTTGAAAAATATTAAGAGAAGTAAGGGGTATGTGATTTTACATATTTGTAAAGATGATTTAAATTTAAATAGATATATTTCATATCCTGAAGATGTAGATATTGATATTATAAATTGGAGTGTTCATGAAGGGGGGGTATCATTAAAAGAAGGGAAAAAAATATTTGGTGATATAACTATTATGGGTGGTTTGGAGAACAGGTCTGGAGTTTTGGTAGATGGTAAGCAGGAGGAAATAGAGGAGGAAGTAAAGAATATAATTAAAGGCTTTGGTAGAGAAAGATACATTTTAGGTGCAGACTGTACATTGCCAACAGAAATTTCTTACGAACGCATAGCTACTGCAGTTAAGGCAGCTAGAATTAATTAA
- a CDS encoding heavy-metal-associated domain-containing protein, whose protein sequence is MQKTIKIEGMSCRHCENHVKKELEAVCGVTSANVSADKGTAVVELAHEVDEVKFKAAVEEAGYEFVEVK, encoded by the coding sequence ATGCAGAAAACCATCAAAATTGAAGGAATGAGCTGTAGGCATTGTGAAAACCATGTAAAGAAAGAATTAGAGGCTGTCTGTGGTGTTACCTCAGCTAATGTTAGTGCTGATAAAGGTACGGCAGTAGTAGAATTGGCTCATGAAGTAGATGAAGTAAAATTTAAGGCTGCTGTAGAAGAAGCAGGCTATGAATTTGTTGAAGTTAAATAA
- a CDS encoding ABC transporter ATP-binding protein translates to MSVIEIDKLVKEYKNGVRALDGLSLKVNSGEIFSLLGPNGAGKTSLINILTTYYKPTSGKVSILGKDLCREPDRVRRQIACVAQRISIDEHLSLMENMLFQSRLYKVDAQLAEERINTLIDSFDLSGYLKYPTASYSGGVKRRLDIAMNMVSSPVILFLDEPTVGMDVESRKAMWKMMLKIRDEYNTSIFLTTHYLEEADQLSDTICIMKNGKELVQGSPGSLRSYTRQDMLRITFSNAERGKKYKDVFDDTGFIKFSSVRDNSVLLGVDDSRTAFTAVNKWLLDHDVEFRGIEIVEPGLEDVFLALTGSGEDRGEEWVC, encoded by the coding sequence ATGTCCGTAATTGAAATTGATAAATTGGTAAAGGAGTATAAGAATGGCGTTAGAGCACTGGATGGCTTAAGTCTTAAAGTGAACAGTGGGGAAATCTTCTCACTGCTGGGTCCCAATGGAGCTGGGAAAACTTCTTTGATTAATATTCTGACAACCTATTATAAACCCACATCTGGGAAAGTAAGCATCTTGGGGAAAGACTTATGTAGGGAGCCGGACCGGGTTCGTAGACAGATTGCCTGTGTTGCCCAGCGTATTTCCATTGATGAGCACCTGTCACTAATGGAAAATATGCTATTTCAAAGCAGGTTATACAAAGTAGATGCACAGCTGGCAGAAGAAAGAATAAATACTTTGATTGACAGTTTTGATCTTTCCGGATATTTGAAATACCCTACGGCATCCTACTCTGGTGGGGTGAAGCGTAGGTTGGATATTGCTATGAATATGGTTTCTTCACCTGTAATTCTATTTTTAGATGAGCCCACAGTAGGTATGGATGTAGAGTCCCGGAAGGCCATGTGGAAAATGATGTTGAAAATCCGTGATGAATATAATACAAGTATATTTCTTACAACTCATTATCTTGAGGAAGCTGACCAGTTAAGTGATACCATTTGTATCATGAAAAATGGAAAAGAATTAGTCCAGGGATCACCAGGTAGTTTGCGCAGTTATACCAGGCAGGATATGCTCCGTATTACATTTTCCAATGCTGAGCGAGGAAAAAAATATAAAGATGTCTTTGATGACACCGGGTTTATTAAGTTCAGCAGTGTGCGGGATAATTCTGTTTTACTAGGTGTGGATGACAGCAGAACTGCTTTTACAGCTGTGAATAAGTGGCTTTTGGATCATGATGTAGAGTTTCGTGGTATCGAGATTGTAGAACCTGGTCTGGAGGATGTTTTTCTGGCATTAACTGGTTCAGGGGAAGATAGAGGGGAGGAATGGGTGTGCTGA
- the hepT gene encoding type VII toxin-antitoxin system HepT family RNase toxin, with the protein MVDDVLINKKQTINRCIKRINEVYDNNFDNLKDYTKQDSIILNIQRLCEVAIDIAMHVIAEFKLGVPQSSREAFTILNKEGIIDKDLSNKLKAMVGFRNLAVHDYQKLNLKIVKSIIEKHLEDIKKFAEIIKIEVKNRKEITKEEDEDK; encoded by the coding sequence TTGGTTGATGATGTATTAATTAATAAAAAACAAACGATAAATCGTTGTATCAAAAGAATTAATGAAGTTTATGATAATAATTTTGATAATTTAAAGGATTATACAAAACAGGATTCAATTATATTAAATATTCAGCGCTTATGTGAAGTTGCTATTGATATTGCAATGCATGTAATTGCGGAATTTAAATTAGGAGTACCACAAAGTAGTCGGGAAGCTTTTACAATATTAAATAAGGAAGGAATTATTGATAAAGATTTATCAAATAAACTTAAAGCTATGGTTGGTTTCCGAAATCTAGCAGTTCATGATTATCAGAAATTGAATTTAAAAATAGTAAAATCAATAATAGAAAAACACTTAGAAGATATAAAAAAATTTGCAGAAATTATAAAAATTGAGGTAAAAAATAGAAAAGAAATAACTAAAGAGGAAGATGAGGACAAATAA
- a CDS encoding ABC transporter substrate-binding protein, whose translation MKKFFSLLLVCSILLSSFVIVFSNVNTVASASSNKYPEGTIEIYGYGQPQYFLKYYRPWLERNRDIAPKVSIDIVQTEGAADVREKLTMSYVAGAYDDLPDAFYIDPVNLVNLADGGLVQDVTDFVSSLTDKLVDNAANDATINGSIYALPESVRPQMLYYNQKIFNEYNIDPERMNTIEGYIEVGRELKEKSNGKVYLSYIDPGSRTWRYYGRRGLMPQAKAKIWDDNGYPIIDTDPGARLAFEALDTMYSEGLLLKTAIFQPALYDAVNNGEIATFYIGAFWDEFLRKNCTETLGDWRVMPAPVFKSINLRGAPVSQYIAIVDKPNAVYSGLIKKMWYDFTFDIEHKEKWVRSMVRLDAPYANPISVEMLKDEFWEEPSIFYGGQSFRKMEKIALRNGAPNLVVTAQDAEADIIISNELEKYVAGVQTIDEAIKAMGENLRNKIGKVEVIK comes from the coding sequence ATGAAAAAATTTTTTTCTTTATTATTAGTATGTTCAATTTTATTATCTAGTTTTGTTATAGTATTTTCTAATGTAAATACTGTAGCCAGTGCATCTTCAAATAAATATCCGGAAGGAACAATTGAAATATATGGTTATGGCCAACCCCAATATTTTCTTAAGTATTACCGTCCATGGTTAGAAAGAAATAGGGATATTGCCCCAAAGGTAAGTATCGATATTGTACAGACAGAAGGGGCAGCAGATGTTAGAGAAAAACTGACAATGAGTTATGTTGCAGGAGCATATGATGATTTACCAGATGCATTTTATATTGACCCAGTCAATTTAGTTAACTTAGCAGATGGAGGACTAGTACAGGACGTAACTGATTTTGTATCTTCGCTAACAGATAAATTAGTTGATAATGCTGCAAATGATGCAACAATCAATGGCTCAATTTATGCTCTGCCAGAGTCAGTAAGACCACAAATGCTCTATTATAATCAAAAGATATTTAATGAGTATAATATTGACCCTGAGCGAATGAATACAATAGAAGGATATATCGAAGTTGGTAGAGAATTAAAAGAAAAAAGTAATGGTAAGGTTTATCTGTCATATATTGATCCAGGGAGTAGGACTTGGAGATATTATGGCAGGAGGGGTTTAATGCCACAAGCTAAGGCTAAAATTTGGGATGATAATGGTTATCCTATTATTGATACAGATCCCGGTGCTAGATTAGCATTTGAAGCCTTAGATACGATGTATTCTGAGGGATTGTTGTTAAAAACAGCAATTTTTCAACCGGCACTATATGATGCAGTTAATAATGGTGAAATTGCAACATTTTATATAGGTGCATTTTGGGATGAATTTTTAAGGAAAAATTGTACAGAGACATTAGGCGATTGGAGAGTAATGCCTGCTCCCGTCTTTAAAAGTATTAATCTTAGGGGGGCACCAGTATCACAATATATTGCAATTGTAGATAAACCGAACGCTGTGTATAGTGGTTTAATTAAAAAAATGTGGTATGATTTCACTTTTGATATAGAACACAAGGAAAAATGGGTAAGGTCAATGGTAAGACTCGATGCCCCTTATGCTAATCCCATTTCTGTAGAGATGTTGAAAGATGAATTTTGGGAAGAACCATCTATTTTTTATGGTGGTCAGTCTTTTAGGAAAATGGAAAAAATAGCTTTAAGAAATGGAGCGCCTAATCTGGTAGTAACAGCACAAGATGCAGAGGCCGATATTATAATAAGTAATGAACTAGAAAAATATGTGGCTGGAGTTCAAACTATAGATGAAGCTATTAAAGCTATGGGTGAAAACTTAAGAAATAAAATTGGAAAAGTAGAAGTTATTAAGTAA
- a CDS encoding AraC family transcriptional regulator, protein MEWLKQLSRAIDYIEDNLAGDISYDKAAKIACCSTYNFQRMFSYITGIPLSEYIRRRRMTKAAFELQLSENKITDIGAKYGYDIPTSFNRAFQNVHGVSPTFARKDGTILDSYPPIRFSINVTGGESMRYRVETKEPIRIVGIRVPLQEDQEHNFKIVPRFWNKTLKSNLVSKISKLTNQKPHGILGVTAYQNPEKIYYYIATATDLAVPENLLEYEIPAATWVIFKCDGPFQDSIQTIFKRFAREWLPFSGYKYAQLPDVEVYPINENKLKSGYSEVWIAVKKEK, encoded by the coding sequence ATGGAGTGGTTGAAGCAATTAAGCCGGGCAATAGATTATATAGAAGACAATTTGGCAGGTGATATTTCTTACGACAAAGCAGCAAAAATAGCCTGTTGTTCCACTTATAATTTTCAAAGAATGTTTTCCTATATAACTGGTATTCCACTATCTGAATATATACGCCGTAGGAGAATGACAAAAGCTGCCTTTGAATTGCAGTTGAGCGAAAATAAAATAACAGATATTGGTGCAAAGTATGGTTATGATATACCGACATCATTTAACCGTGCCTTTCAAAATGTTCATGGTGTTTCTCCGACTTTTGCTCGTAAGGATGGAACTATATTAGATTCTTATCCGCCCATTAGATTTTCTATTAACGTCACTGGAGGTGAAAGCATGAGATATCGTGTAGAAACAAAAGAACCTATTAGAATTGTTGGGATTAGAGTCCCCTTACAAGAGGATCAGGAACATAATTTCAAAATTGTTCCAAGATTTTGGAACAAAACATTAAAAAGCAATTTAGTTTCAAAAATTAGCAAATTAACAAATCAAAAGCCGCATGGTATTTTAGGTGTTACTGCATATCAAAATCCAGAGAAAATCTATTATTACATTGCAACTGCTACCGATTTAGCTGTTCCAGAGAATTTGCTTGAATATGAAATTCCGGCAGCTACATGGGTTATCTTTAAATGTGATGGACCTTTTCAAGATTCCATTCAAACAATCTTTAAACGATTTGCCAGAGAATGGCTTCCGTTTTCTGGGTATAAATATGCTCAATTGCCAGATGTAGAAGTTTATCCCATCAACGAGAATAAGTTAAAAAGTGGATATTCTGAAGTCTGGATTGCAGTTAAGAAAGAAAAATAA
- a CDS encoding ABC transporter permease, translating to MGVLNILWRNIRWRFQNPISIVITILQPLIWLILYSSVAGQAVQNMGIDNYTAFILPGIIVLVTLAACSSGGIINYIMKSNGSFYRILIAPVSRNSIVLGQMLEAVLVSFLEVVILCVVGFFFSVKVASGIAGILLMILLVFMTAFFMSGLTYSISLFLPNEVIYETIMNAIVLPIFFLSPALFPTENLSGGLAVAVTLNPFTHIINALRSLILGETILLGEILPVIVLFIVMCCCSFGLAKWRLKKEMAH from the coding sequence ATGGGTGTGCTGAATATTTTGTGGCGAAATATAAGGTGGCGTTTTCAAAACCCTATTTCCATTGTAATTACTATCTTGCAACCGCTTATCTGGCTTATTTTGTACAGCTCTGTCGCAGGCCAGGCAGTGCAAAATATGGGAATCGATAATTACACTGCTTTCATTCTACCCGGCATTATAGTGCTCGTTACCCTGGCTGCCTGCAGTAGTGGTGGTATTATCAATTATATCATGAAATCCAACGGCAGTTTTTACAGAATCCTGATCGCACCTGTGAGTAGAAACTCTATTGTGCTGGGGCAAATGCTGGAGGCAGTACTGGTTTCCTTCCTGGAAGTAGTAATTTTATGTGTTGTAGGCTTTTTTTTCTCAGTAAAGGTGGCATCGGGTATCGCTGGAATTTTACTCATGATATTACTGGTTTTTATGACAGCGTTTTTCATGTCAGGTCTTACCTATTCTATTAGTCTCTTTCTGCCAAATGAAGTAATCTATGAGACGATAATGAATGCGATTGTGCTGCCTATCTTTTTTTTGAGCCCAGCCCTTTTTCCTACTGAAAATTTATCAGGTGGATTGGCTGTAGCTGTAACACTAAATCCATTTACACATATTATTAACGCTCTGCGTAGTCTGATACTTGGCGAGACAATTTTATTAGGGGAAATTCTCCCTGTTATTGTACTATTTATAGTGATGTGCTGCTGCAGTTTTGGACTGGCAAAGTGGAGATTAAAAAAAGAGATGGCCCATTAA
- the mntA gene encoding type VII toxin-antitoxin system MntA family adenylyltransferase antitoxin, which translates to MISKAEKIIIIDFLEQKLSPELIYVFGSYSKNNERKDSDIDIAFLSENEVDEYQIFLFAQKLADKFKKEVDLIDIKQASTVFKIQIIQGKLIYNANNYKKMEFELKTLREYANLNEKRKEVLEGVWG; encoded by the coding sequence ATGATTTCTAAAGCGGAAAAAATTATTATAATAGATTTTTTAGAACAAAAACTGTCTCCTGAATTAATTTATGTATTTGGTTCTTATTCTAAAAATAATGAGAGAAAAGATAGTGATATTGATATAGCTTTTTTATCTGAAAATGAAGTTGATGAATATCAAATATTCTTATTTGCTCAAAAGTTAGCTGATAAATTTAAAAAAGAAGTAGATTTAATTGATATTAAACAAGCATCTACTGTTTTTAAAATCCAAATTATACAGGGTAAGTTAATATATAATGCTAATAATTATAAAAAGATGGAATTTGAATTAAAAACTTTAAGAGAGTATGCTAATCTCAATGAAAAAAGAAAAGAAGTGCTGGAAGGTGTATGGGGGTGA